One region of Mucilaginibacter sp. 14171R-50 genomic DNA includes:
- a CDS encoding gliding motility lipoprotein GldH, with protein sequence MRAFKFIPGCLIALVLFAAQGCTDPNAIVDQSTPIDNHNWSYVNRIKVDVKIDDITVPYNLYFNLRVSGSYRYSNIFALLRQTSPGKKTHTTRYEWPLANKDGEWLGSGSGNIYSYQLPLRTNYKFPAKGVYHFEIEQNMRDNPLHEVIDAGLRVEKAR encoded by the coding sequence ATGCGAGCGTTTAAATTTATTCCCGGCTGCTTAATTGCCCTTGTGCTTTTTGCAGCGCAAGGCTGTACCGATCCTAATGCGATAGTAGATCAAAGTACCCCTATTGATAACCACAATTGGTCGTACGTAAACCGGATAAAAGTAGATGTGAAGATAGATGACATTACGGTGCCATACAATCTTTACTTTAATTTAAGGGTAAGCGGCAGTTACAGATATTCAAACATATTTGCGTTGTTAAGGCAAACGTCGCCGGGTAAAAAAACACACACCACCCGTTACGAGTGGCCTTTGGCCAATAAAGATGGTGAATGGCTTGGTAGCGGCAGCGGCAATATTTACAGCTACCAATTGCCCCTGCGAACCAATTATAAATTCCCGGCTAAAGGGGTTTATCATTTCGAGATAGAACAAAATATGCGCGATAACCCGCTTCATGAGGTTATTGATGCGGGCTTACGGGTTGAGAAAGCGCGCTGA